One Pyrus communis chromosome 13, drPyrComm1.1, whole genome shotgun sequence genomic window carries:
- the LOC137713951 gene encoding late embryogenesis abundant protein At1g64065-like produces the protein MAEKVVAEKYHQLEPATGHSGGDHEASATTQSEELKRQKRIKMYKYIGIFIVFQIVVMSVFGMTVMKVKSPKIRLGNIYVLSLNSVPAAPSFDMSFVTQIRVRNLNWGTFKFDAGMATFMYQGVPVGQVAIPNSKVRMRSTKKIDVVVSVNSAALPSNSALGSELSNGLLMLSSQAKLSGKVTLMMIMKKNKSAEMSCSMVFNLAAKSVQNLDCN, from the coding sequence atggctGAGAAAGTAGTAGCTGAGAAGTACCACCAGTTGGAACCAGCAACTGGGCACTCCGGAGGTGATCATGAAGCTTCAGCCACAACGCAATCTGAGGAGCTCAAACGCCAGAAGAGAATTAAGATGTACAAATACATTGGCATTTTCATCGTCTTTCAAATCGTAGTCATGAGCGTTTTTGGTATGACTGTGATGAAAGTTAAGTCTCCGAAAATCAGGTTGGGCAACATCTATGTCCTCAGTCTCAACTCCGTCCCAGCAGCACCTTCATTCGACATGAGCTTCGTAACCCAAATCAGAGTCAGGAACTTAAACTGGGGTACCTTTAAGTTTGATGCCGGCATGGCCACGTTTATGTACCAAGGTGTGCCTGTTGGGCAAGTTGCTATTCCGAATAGCAAAGTCCGAATGCGAtccacaaaaaaaattgatgttgtGGTGAGCGTGAATTCTGCGGCATTGCCGAGCAACTCCGCTCTTGGAAGTGAGTTGAGCAACGGGCTGCTGATGTTGAGCAGTCAAGCCAAGTTGAGTGGAAAGGTTACGTTGATGATGATCATGAAGAAAAACAAGTCTGCTGAAATGAGCTGCTCTATGGTGTTTAATTTGGCAGCAAAGTCTGTCCAAAATTTGGACTGTAACTGA
- the LOC137713822 gene encoding late embryogenesis abundant protein At1g64065-like: MAEKTNQAYPLAPANGYTRSDAESLQSADELKRKKRTKLAIYIGIFIVFQILVITALSLTVMKVKTPKVRLGNINVQNFNSAPATPSFDATFTTQIKVKNTNFGPYKYDAAIVTFLYQGATVGQVSIPKSKAGMLSTKKIDVEVSLSSSALSGTNLGSELNSGVLTLNSAAKLTGKVELMLIMKKKKSSTMDCTMAFDLSSKTLKSLKCK, encoded by the coding sequence ATGGCTGAGAAAACCAACCAGGCCTATCCCTTGGCACCAGCAAATGGTTACACAAGAAGTGATGCAGAGTCTTTGCAATCAGCCGATGAGCTGAAACGCAAGAAGAGAACCAAGTTGGCCATTTATATTGGTATTTTCATTGTGTTTCAGATCTTGGTCATAACTGCGCTGAGTCTCACCGTCATGAAAGTTAAGACCCCTAAGGTCAGGCTAGGCAACATCAACGTCCAAAACTTCAACTCTGCCCCTGCAACACCTTCATTCGACGCTACATTTACAACCCAAATCAAAGTCAAGAATACAAATTTTGGCCCATACAAGTACGATGCTGCCATTGTCACGTTTTTGTACCAAGGTGCGACTGTTGGGCAAGTTTCTATTCCAAAGAGCAAGGCTGGAAtgctttcaaccaaaaaaattgacGTTGAGGTGAGCTTGAGTTCAAGTGCATTGAGCGGTACCAATCTTGGCAGTGAATTGAACAGTGGGGTATTGACACTCAACAGTGCAGCTAAGTTGACTGGAAAGGTTGAATTGATGCTTatcatgaagaagaagaagtcttCCACCATGGACTGCACCATGGCATTTGATCTGTCATCGAAGACGCTCAAAAGTTTAAAATGCAAATGA